From Aspergillus fumigatus Af293 chromosome 5, whole genome shotgun sequence, a single genomic window includes:
- a CDS encoding TRAPP subunit BET5 — protein sequence MVVYSFYIFDRHAECIYKRRWLPRPASIVGKSSRPTSEVATQNGIPSVFGQPARTTDDDAKLIFGTVFSLRNMVRKLGGEDDSFVTYRTSQYKLHYYETPTNIKFVMLTDVKSPSMRVALQQIYINLYVEYVVKNPLSPVEHPGGVGVNNELFEESLEQFVTRVLS from the exons ATGGTCGTCTATTCGTTCTATATCTTCGACCGCCACG CCGAGTGCATCTATAAGAGGCGATGGCTTCCCCGTCCGGCCTCGATAGTCGGTAAATCATCGCGACCAACTTCTGAGGTCGCTACTCAGAATGGTATCCCCTCTGTTTTTGGCCAACCTGCGCGGACGACCGACGACGATGCGAAGCTGATTTTCGGTACTGTTTTCTCCCTTCGAAACATGGTGCGCAAGTTGGGAGGTGAGGATGACAG CTTCGTCACTTATCGCACCAGCCAATACAAGCTTCACTACTACGAAACTCCCACGAATATCAAGTTTGTCATGCTCACGGATGTCAAGAGTCCGAGCATGCGAGTTGCTTTACAGCAGATTTATATCAATCTTTATGTCGAGTACG TTGTCAAAAATCCTCTGTCACCTGTCGAACATCCGGGAGGGGTGGGTGTGAATAATGAACTTTTCGAAGAGTCCCTCGAGCAATTTGTG ACTCGAGTGCTATCCTAG
- a CDS encoding serine/threonine-protein kinase codes for MNKHPKPKPSRYASTPSESPQRHYRRNPKARRPVKETLNARSEYTTSQDDGTAEHRINQYVIKQEIGRGSFGAVHLAVDQYGNEFAVKEFSKSRLRKRAQSHLLRRPRGPKRPSDGFNSPLHRHPSGTEDEHGKNPLYLIKEEIAIMKKLNHNNLVSLIEVLDDPTEDSLYMVMEMCKKGVIMKVGLEERADPYSDEQCRCWFRDLILGIEYLHGQGIVHRDIKPDNCLLTNDDVLKIVDFGVSEMFEKDSDMFTAKSAGSPAFLPPELCVVKHGDVSGRAADIWSMGVTLYCLRYGRLPFEKQSIFELYEAIRNDPVVCEEETDDNFKDLILRILEKDPSKRITMRELRAHPWVTRNGSDLLLPEEENIAEIVEPPTEEEMNTAITRNVGHIMAVMKAAKRFKRLLGPAKAEPVMQSILGQEYESRFVEPPLAMEPEESVSSSDILMGNRSQSVTSYNRKPLEREEVLKGYHQKYEKSPEISDSAGKYTTQQDLLLSISTERSVGITPERQDSSSITSYKPCTKLVDDLQANFSRQSPSPQTTLSRASSATTKRSVEGTRGHARDPLEEAFPYLFIGPSTYTGSDPEDIDMERNADQSETFRSDEPLETSLAGDEVIPIVSESPGAADFDIYETAYRQEIARIRKLTLAREGTLPKVYLTRRVEDKDEVLRLVEDRSLDTNYETAAREADTVIGEKIMAPSSPRSGVSMIKTQLDGQLKLTANEAHVQQRLE; via the exons ATGAATAAACATCCCAAACCTAAGCCTAGCCGTTACGC TTCCACGCCTTCTGAAAGCCCGCAGCGGCATTATCGCCGAAATCCGAAAGCCCGACGTCCAGTGAAG GAAACCCTGAATGCTCGCTCCGAGTATACGACAAGCCAAGATGATGGGACTGCCGAACACAGGATCAATCAATATGTTATAAAGCAGGAGATTGGCAGAGGATCGTTCGGCGCAGTTCACCTCGCAGTGGATCAATATGGGAATGAATTT GCCGTCAAGGAGTTCTCTAAATCACGACTAAGGAAACGCGCCCAATCACATCTTCTCCGCAGACCTCGAGGACCTAAACGACCGTCAGATGGCTTCAATTCTCCTCTACATCGTCATCCGTCGGGGACTGAGGACGAGCACGGCAAGAACCCACTCTAtctcatcaaggaagagatcgccatcatgaagaagctgaatCACAACAACCTGGTGTCTTTGATTGAAGTTTTAGATGACCCCACAGAGGACTCCCTATATATGGTAATGGAAATGTGTAAAAAGGGTGTGATCATGAAGGTTGGACTGGAAGAAAGGGCTGACCCTTACAGCGATGAACAATGTCGCTGCTGGTTCCGCGACTTGATTTTGGGAATTGAATATTTACATGGCCAGGGTATCGTGCATCGAGATATCAAGCCAGACAACTGTTTATTGACGAATGATGACGTTCTCAAGATTGTTGATTTTGGAGTATCCGAGATGTTCGAGAAGGATTCGGATATGTTCACAGCCAAATCGGCTGGCTCGCCTGCCTTTCTTCCACCGGAGCTGTGTGTGGTAAAGCATGGCGATGTCTCGGGAAGAGCAGCAGATATCTGGTCTATGGGCGTTACTCTCTACTGTCTCCGCTATGGTAGGCTGCCATTTGAGAAGCAAAGCATCTTCGAACTCTATGAAGCCATCAGAAACGACCCCGTGGTATGCGAAGAGGAAACGGATGATAATTTCAAAGACTTGATATTGCGGATACTGGAGAAGGATCCAAGCAAAAGAATCACAATGAGAGAGTTGCGA GCACATCCCTGGGTGACAAGAAACGGTTCCGACCTTCTCTTgcctgaggaggagaatatTGCGGAGATAGTGGAGCCCCCAACTGAGGAGGAAATGAATACCGCTATAACAAGGAATGTGGGCCACATCATGGCTGTG ATGAAAGCTGCGAAACGCTTCAAACGGCTTCTAGGGCCAGCTAAAGCCGAGCCGGTGATGCAAAGTATACTCGGCCAGGAGTATGAGAGTCGTTTCGTGGAGCCGCCGCTCGCGATGGAACCGGAAGAGAGCGTCTCGTCCAGTGATATTCTCATGGGTAACAGAAGCCAGAGTGTAACTTCATACAATAGAAAGCCCTTGGAACGTGAGGAGGTTCTGAAAGGCTATCATCAGAAGTACGAAAAATCACCCGAAATTAGTGATTCAGCCGGCAAGTATACTACTCAACAAGATCTTCTGCTAAGCATCTCAACCGAACGTTCCGTGGGCATTACACCGGAAAGGCAAGATTCAAGCTCTATCACCAGCTACAAGCCTTGCACCAAGTTGGTCGACGATCTACAGGCGAATTTCTCTCGTCAGTCCCCTTCTCCCCAGACAACACTGTCGCGGGCCAGTTCGGCTACAACAAAGCGCAGCGTCGAGGGTACTAGGGGCCACGCGCGGGATCCTTTAGAAGAGGCATTCCCATACCTCTTTATTGGTCCTTCCACCTACACGGGGTCTGATCCGGAAGATATCGATATGGAGCGCAACGCCGACCAATCGGAAACTTTTCGGTCAGACGAGCCCCTAGAGACGAGTCTAGCAGGGGATGAGGTTATCCCTATAGTGAGCGAGTCACCAGGTGCTGCTGATTTCGACATTTATGAAACAGCGTATCGACAGGAGATCGCTCGAATTCGCAAACTCACTCTGGCTCGTGAAGGTACTCTACCCAAAGTGTACTTAACTCGGCGCGttgaagacaaagatgaGGTCTTAAGACTTGTCGAGGACAGGTCTCTTGACACGAACTACGAAACTGCTGCTCGCGAAGCAGATACAGTTATTGGTGAGAAGATCATGGCGCCATCCAGCCCGCGCTCTGGAGTGAGCATGATAAAAACTCAGCTGGATGGCCAACTCAAGTTGACAGCAAATGAAGCCCATGTTCAACAAAGACTCGAATGA
- a CDS encoding putative AT DNA binding protein, whose amino-acid sequence MSNISERPWTEEERYALLTEILKKAGVPSSRLVQLIKDFHIIPSWTDIPLPTGRSLNSCQFAFHTMCQEQQQQQQQQQQQQLQQPQMSVPVNPGLVPFPPPRHELSAPTAVRPEASHMRKRPLFLLDKQPLAPRAIQPRPAASTASYSSESSASALLSPSLESTTTKGEPPRKRGRPSKAEAERRKAAAEARGEAYPPPRSQPARRYVFRNFVYTSGGSPAPGSPKSGATLCTPSWEASHTHGTYRRWTSKRGTDS is encoded by the exons ATGTCGAATATATCGGAAAGGCCATGGACCGAAGAGGAGAGG TACGCTCTACTTACCGAGATTCTCAAGAAGGCAGGAGTCCCTTCCAGCCGCCTGGTCCAATTGATTAAAGATTTCCATATTATTCCAAGCTGGACGGATATTCCTCTTCCAACAG GCCGTTCCCTGAATTCCTGTCAGTTCGCTTTTCACACTATGTGccaagagcagcagcagcagcagcagcaacagcaacagcaacagctgCAACAGCCACAGATGTCTGTCCCTGTCAATCCGGGTCTGGTACCGTTTCCACCGCCCCGTCATGAGTTATCTGCACCCACAGCAGTTCGACCCGAGGCCAGTCACATGCGAAAACGGCCGCTTTTCCTCTTGGACAAACAGCCTCTTGCCCCACGCGCTATCCAGCCTCGGCCAGCTGCCAGCACGGCCTCTTACAGCAGCGAGAGCAGCGCTTCTGCGCTCCTCTCTCCGAGCTTGGAAAGTACCACGACCAAAGGTGAGCCGCCCCGGAAACGAGGCCGGCCAAGCAAAGCCGAAGCGGAGCGACGCAAGGCGGCTGCCGAGGCTCGAGGCGAAGCATACCCTCCTCCCCGAAG CCAACCCGCCAGACGTTATGTCTTCAGGAACTTCGTTTACACCTCAGGCGGGTCTCCGGCCCCTGGAAGTCCAAAATCCGGAGCTACGCTATGCACCCCCTCCTGGGAGGCCAGTCACACTCATGGCACCTATCGACGATGGACGAGCAAGAGGGGCACCGACTCGTGA